The following are from one region of the Brienomyrus brachyistius isolate T26 chromosome 13, BBRACH_0.4, whole genome shotgun sequence genome:
- the dusp8a gene encoding LOW QUALITY PROTEIN: dual specificity protein phosphatase 8 (The sequence of the model RefSeq protein was modified relative to this genomic sequence to represent the inferred CDS: inserted 1 base in 1 codon; deleted 1 base in 1 codon), which translates to MAGEKGRRGVMDGRRLAGLLQRGGTRTLVIDSRTFSEYNASHVLNSINVCCSKLVKRRLQQDKVTITELLQPNGKVKVDLGRRQEVVVYDQSTQDAAXLSKDSFLYILLGKLENRFHRVSLLTGGFAAFSSCFPGLCEGKPAGILPMSLSQPCLPVANVGPTRILPHLYLGSQKDVLNKDLMAQNGITYVLNASNTCPKPDFICESHFLRVPVNDSYCEKLLPWLDKTNDFIDKAKVSNCRVIVHCLAGISRSATIAIAYIMKTMGLSSDDAYRFVKDRRPSISPNFNFLGQLLEFEKGLKLLKALSSGPGKALSDSLEEERESKNGEVKCAFPGPESGHLEKKLETPEVESKVASPTSLQQGFNGLHLSAERILDTNRLKRSFSLDIKSVYAPSSGPQRPPSLAVTPVDSEDVPKLCKLDSPGTTNGVCQFSPVGDSPGSAESPVGSESRPRQRRRGKATSGGSPARTLSLGFSRGSAAHKSPSLDENLKASLLLSLPAAGSNAAWTKHREPAQATTPDTPTGDGPWFFGADTSAGGSAAMRFGGAPYVAFGCGGLGAGCEAVRLREKPPEARDGRGSWHEEAPPTGPSSAEKQFKRRSCQMEFEEGMAETRSREELGKIGKQSSFSGSMEIIEVS; encoded by the exons ATGGCCGGTGAGAAGGGCCGGCGGGGTGTAATGGATGGCCGACGACTGGCGGGTCTCCTGCAGCGGGGAGGAACCCGCACC CTGGTCATCGACAGTCGCACCTTTTCTGAATACAACGCCTCGCACGTGCTCAACTCCATCAACGTCTGCTGCTCCAAGCTGGTCAAGAGGCGGCTGCAGCAGGACAAGGTGACCATCACCGAGCTCCTGCAGCCCAACGGCAAAGTCAAG GTGGACTTGGGGAGGAGGCAGGAGGTGGTGGTGTACGACCAGAGTACCCAGGACGCAG TGCTCTCCAAAGACAGCTTCCTCTACATCCTGCTAGGCAAGCTGGAGAACCGCTTCCACCGGGTGTCCCTGCTCACAG GGGGTTTCGCAGCCTTCTCCTCCTGCTTCCCAGGCCTCTGCGAGGGAAAGCCAGCAGGCATCCTGCCCATGAGCCTCTCACAACCCTGCCTGCCGGTGGCCAACGTGGGTCCCACTCGCATCCTTCCGCACCTCTACCTGGGCTCCCAGAAGGACGTTCTCAACAAG GACCTGATGGCCCAGAATGGGATCACGTATGTGCTGAATGCCAGCAACACCTGCCCCAAGCCCGACTTCATCTGCGAGAGCCACTTCCTGCGGGTCCCCGTCAACGACAGCTACTGTGAGAAGCTCCTGCCCTGGTTGGACAAGACCAACGACTTTATTG ACAAAGCCAAGGTGTCCAACTGCCGAGTCATCGTCCACTGTCTCGCGGGGATCTCCAGGTCAGCCACCATCGCCATTGCGTACATCATGAAGACGATGGGCCTGTCGTCAGATGATGCTTACAG GTTTGTGAAAGACCGCAGACCATCCATTTCACCCAACTTCAACTTCCTGGGTCAGCTGCTTGAGTTTGAAAAGGGCTTGAAGTTGCTGAAGGCTCTTTCGTCAGGTCCTGGCAAGGCATTATCTGACAGTCTGGAGGAGGAGCGTGAGTCTAAGAATGGGGAGGTAAAATGCGCGTTCCCAGGCCCTGAGTCCGGACATTTGGAGAAGAAGCTGGAGACCCCCGAGGTGGAGTCCAAGGTGGCCTCGCCCACATCCCTGCAGCAGGGTTTCAATGGGCTCCACCTGTCGGCGGAGCGCATCCTGGACACGAATCGCCTTAAGCGCTCCTTCTCTTTGGACATCAAGTCCGTTTATGCTCCCAGCTCCGGTCCCCAGCGTCCCCCCTCACTTGCCGTCACCCCTGTGGACTCCGAGGACGTCCCTAAGCTATGCAAGCTGGACAGCCCTGGGACCACCAACGGTGTGTGCCAGTTCTCCCCGGTTGGGGATAGCCCAGGTTCGGCCGAATCGCCCGTGGGCAGTGAGTCGCGGCCCAGGCAGCGGCGGAGGGGGAAGGCCACCAGTGGAGGCTCGCCGGCCCGCACACTCAGCCTGGGCTTCAGCCGCGGCTCAGCTGCGCACAAGAGCCCCAGCTTGGACGAGAATCTGAAGGCCTCTCTACTCCTCAGCCTGCCGGCTGCGGGCTCCAACGCAGCGTGGACCAAGCACAGAGAGCCAGCGCAGGCTACCACGCCTGACACGCCCACAGGTGACGGACCTTGGTTCTTCGGTGCAGACACCTCGGCCGGAGGCTCCGCTGCCATGCGCTTTGGAGGAGCCCCGTACGTGGCGTTCGGCTGCGGTGGACTAGGGGCCGGTTGCGAGGCAGTGCGCCTGCGAGAGAAGCCCCCCGAGGCTCGGGATGGGCGGGGCAGCTGGCATGAGGAGGCCCCGCCCACCGGCCCTTCCTCTGCTGAGAAACAGTTCAAGCGGCGAAGCTGTCAGATGGAGTTCGAGGAGGGCATGGCTGAGACACGTTCCCGCGAGGAGCTTGGCAAGATCGGCAAGCAGTCCAGCTTCTCTGGCAGCATGGAGATCATCGAGGTATCCTGA